The Dokdonia sp. 4H-3-7-5 genomic interval TCTAGCGATTTTATCTGGTAGCCTCTTATAGCATCAAATGATAGTGACTCAATATGAGCATCTACAGAGCTGCTATTGAGATGAAAATCTTCCCAGTTAGTTGAAAGGTCTTGATAATCGAGTACTAACGAGTTTTCTAAATCTCCATTTACATACATAAATCGACCTTCAGAAATTGCCACATTATCTGAAGACATAATAAAAGCCTTTCCAGATTTAGGAGCATTTGTCGCAAACTGGCGTGAGAATAGCGTTAAGTTATCTGAGGCTTCACCTTTATACTTTGTGAGGTAAAAGTTTACACCTTCAAGTGTAATATCGCCTAGTTCCATATTATTGTCTAGCACCTTCTGGACACTATAAAGACTTGTAGCAAGCTCTCTCACGTAGATCATAGTATCCTGCTTATGATCTTTAATTAATGTTCCTTTCACAAGAACATCTCCATTCCATTTGAGACCTACACGTTCTACTTGTATGCTCGTACCGTAGGTATTATTTATGCGCTCCGTAACACTCTTGGCAATTCGAGTTTGAACGCTGGGAAGAGAAAACAACAATAGAATGAGCCCAAAAAGCAAGAATAACACTAGAAGTGTGCGAAGTGCTATTTTTTTAAATTTCTTGATAGGGCTTATTGTTTTAACTTTGTACACTTACTGCAACATACGTGCCTTATGAATAATACGATTACTTCTACTTATATTCTTGCAATAGAATCATCTTGTGATGACACTGCTGCTGCTGTTTTACACAACGACAAGGTACTCTCAAATGTTGTTGCAAACCAAGACATTCATCAAGAATATGGAGGGGTAGTTCCAGAGCTTGCTTCACGTGCACATCAACAAAATATTGTTCCCGTTGTAACAGCTGCTTTACGCAAAGCAAATATCGATAAAAATCAGCTAAGCGCTATAGCTTTTACAAGTGGTCCAGGCTTATTAGGATCTTTACTTGTGGGTACCTCTTTTGCTAAATCATTTGCTTTGGGTTTAGATATACCCCTTATTGATGTTAATCATATGCAAGCACACATTCTAGCTCATTTTATTGATGAAGAAGGCTATAGTAAACCTACATTTCCCTTTCTAGGAGTTACTATCTCCGGAGGTCACACACAGATTGTTCGTGTAGATGATTACTTCACCATGGAGGTTATAGGGCAAACTATAGACGACGCCGTAGGGGAAGCTTTTGATAAAAGTGCAAAAATATTAGGCTTACCCTATCCTGGAGGACCATTAATTGATAAATATGCACAAAACGGAGACCCTAAAGCCTTTCCTTTTACAAAACCTAAAGTAGGCGGACTAGACTTCAGTTTTAGTGGTCTCAAAACGCAAATTATGTATTTTGTACAAAAGCAACAGCTAGCAGATCCCAGCTTTATAGATAATCGTCGCGATGATGTTTGTGCATCAATTCAATATACTATTGTCAATATTTTGATGGATAAAATTAAAAAAACTGTAAAAGAAACAGGGATTACTCAAATTGCAATAGGTGGTGGTGTTTCAGCAAATAGTGGAATACGGGCTGCTCTAAAAGCAACTGAGTCAAAATATGGATGGACTACCTATTTACCTAAATTTCAATACACCACAGATAACGCAGCAATGATAGGAATTGTGGGTTATTTAAAATATAATGAGCTATCTGATAAAAACGCGTATCAAGACCTTGGTATTAGTGCTCAATCACGATTAAAAATATAAGAATGCAGTTATTTTATAGTGAGACATTAACAATAGATAGCGACACCTATACCCTACCTAAAGATGAAAGTAAGCACGTAATACGTGTTTTACGTAAAAAAACTGGTGATGCCATTCACCTCACTAATGGCCACGGATATCTTTTTAATGCAATCGTGGCAGAAGAAAATCCTAACAAGTGTAGATTGCAAATAGAAAGTTATAGTTATCAAGAGCCTAGAAATTATAAACTTCATCTAGCTGTTGCACCTACAAAACTTAATGACCGCTTTGAGTGGTTCTTAGAGAAAGCTACAGAAATAGGTATTACAGAAATTACACCACTACTTTGTGATCATAGCGAACGCAAGGTTATAAAAGAAGAGCGTTTCATGAAGATTA includes:
- the tsaD gene encoding tRNA (adenosine(37)-N6)-threonylcarbamoyltransferase complex transferase subunit TsaD, with amino-acid sequence MNNTITSTYILAIESSCDDTAAAVLHNDKVLSNVVANQDIHQEYGGVVPELASRAHQQNIVPVVTAALRKANIDKNQLSAIAFTSGPGLLGSLLVGTSFAKSFALGLDIPLIDVNHMQAHILAHFIDEEGYSKPTFPFLGVTISGGHTQIVRVDDYFTMEVIGQTIDDAVGEAFDKSAKILGLPYPGGPLIDKYAQNGDPKAFPFTKPKVGGLDFSFSGLKTQIMYFVQKQQLADPSFIDNRRDDVCASIQYTIVNILMDKIKKTVKETGITQIAIGGGVSANSGIRAALKATESKYGWTTYLPKFQYTTDNAAMIGIVGYLKYNELSDKNAYQDLGISAQSRLKI
- a CDS encoding 16S rRNA (uracil(1498)-N(3))-methyltransferase; this translates as MQLFYSETLTIDSDTYTLPKDESKHVIRVLRKKTGDAIHLTNGHGYLFNAIVAEENPNKCRLQIESYSYQEPRNYKLHLAVAPTKLNDRFEWFLEKATEIGITEITPLLCDHSERKVIKEERFMKIIQSAMKQSLHYHLPKMNALTSFSDFVGHQNHEDTFIAHCEDLKKESLKDYLKPNKSYTILIGPEGDFSPAEIELALKQGIIPVSLGKSRLRTETAAIVACHSVAFINE